One genomic window of Mucilaginibacter sp. SJ includes the following:
- a CDS encoding family 43 glycosylhydrolase: MQKRITAASAAIFILIAFRVYAQSDTIRPAQIWPDTKGNHIQAHGGGIIKVKNDYYWYGEERRQGLDTNYRYVSCYQSKDLVNWTFKGDALQVSKPDTVLGKWVLERPKVYYNVKTRKFVMYCHVDGQVRSAVSTATVTSAYSYARVGVAISDKATGPFRFIRTFRPLGHESRDIGQFIDDDGSAYLIFEDRPFGFRIARLSDDYLDVEKQICLIPAHMEGGAIVHYGGLYYVIGSSLTGWAANPNKYATATDLSGPWTEFKDIAPSETKTYGSQSTMMIKIAGTKKTTVLFMGDIWKPKTQWDSRYLWMPLEIGNGKLWLPQPQPFRLNVRTGETKLIDEKK; the protein is encoded by the coding sequence ATGCAAAAACGAATCACGGCTGCCTCTGCGGCAATTTTTATCCTCATCGCATTCAGGGTGTATGCGCAGTCCGATACTATCAGGCCCGCACAAATATGGCCGGATACAAAAGGAAACCATATCCAGGCACATGGCGGAGGCATCATTAAAGTAAAAAACGATTACTACTGGTATGGAGAGGAGCGCCGGCAGGGGCTTGATACCAATTACCGTTATGTAAGTTGCTACCAGTCAAAAGATCTGGTTAACTGGACTTTTAAAGGTGATGCCCTGCAGGTATCAAAACCTGATACGGTTTTGGGAAAATGGGTTTTGGAGCGGCCTAAAGTTTATTACAATGTGAAAACCCGGAAATTCGTCATGTATTGTCATGTGGACGGCCAGGTCCGCTCGGCTGTAAGTACAGCTACAGTTACCAGCGCTTACAGTTATGCACGTGTCGGTGTTGCTATTAGTGACAAAGCTACCGGTCCTTTCAGGTTCATCCGTACATTCAGGCCTTTGGGGCACGAAAGCCGGGATATCGGCCAGTTTATTGACGATGACGGAAGCGCTTACCTGATCTTTGAAGACAGGCCCTTCGGCTTCAGAATAGCCAGGCTGAGCGATGATTATTTGGATGTAGAAAAGCAAATCTGTCTGATTCCGGCTCATATGGAAGGCGGGGCGATAGTACATTATGGCGGCTTGTATTATGTTATAGGATCCTCATTAACAGGCTGGGCGGCAAATCCGAATAAGTATGCAACCGCAACGGACTTATCGGGACCGTGGACAGAATTTAAAGATATCGCCCCTTCCGAAACTAAAACTTACGGTTCGCAATCTACCATGATGATCAAAATTGCGGGTACAAAAAAAACAACGGTTTTATTTATGGGAGATATATGGAAACCAAAAACACAATGGGATTCGCGCTATTTGTGGATGCCTTTGGAAATCGGGAACGGCAAACTCTGGCTGCCGCAACCGCAACCATTTAGACTTAACGTCAGAACCGGCGAAACTAAATTGATCGATGAAAAGAAATGA
- the fucP gene encoding L-fucose:H+ symporter permease, with amino-acid sequence MMPKPLFTEKKFIVPLIFVTSLFLMWGLLHSMSDVLNKHFQNVLNVSKSQSGLIQLSVFGAYFVMSIPAGYILKRFGYKPGVLLGLGLFASGTFLFVPAANAGSFVFFRIALFILGCGMATLETVAHPFAAALGDQRTSDQRINFAQSFNAVGAIIGPAIGSYFLLRGTGEHSADLTSVKALYVSIGCVIVLIACAFLFLKIPVLTDPHGSQEAVVPNAVNVDLAPGKKLYRHSHFVWAVAAQFFNVAAQGGTWAYFINYGHDVMRFSNETAGGYMSVFMAMMAAGRFVGTYLMRFITPHKLLAIFAMGSIIMCVITAQAWGWSSYAALMMINFFFSIMFPTIFSLGLKNLGGHTQQASSFIAMGVVGGAFFPLIMGQIANHDVAKAYYLPIICYAVIFMFGYKFYKVKR; translated from the coding sequence ATGATGCCAAAACCTTTATTTACTGAAAAGAAATTTATAGTGCCTTTGATTTTTGTTACTTCTTTGTTTTTAATGTGGGGATTGCTCCATTCCATGAGTGACGTGCTCAACAAGCATTTTCAAAATGTCCTAAATGTGTCTAAATCACAATCCGGTTTAATTCAGCTTTCGGTCTTCGGTGCTTATTTTGTGATGAGTATCCCGGCGGGTTACATTCTAAAAAGATTTGGCTACAAACCTGGCGTCTTGTTAGGTTTAGGTCTCTTTGCTTCAGGCACATTCTTATTTGTTCCTGCAGCGAATGCGGGGTCATTCGTTTTTTTTAGGATTGCGCTTTTTATTTTAGGCTGTGGAATGGCTACGCTCGAAACAGTGGCACATCCTTTTGCGGCAGCTTTAGGTGACCAGCGGACAAGTGATCAGCGTATTAATTTCGCCCAGTCGTTCAATGCGGTAGGGGCCATTATCGGACCTGCCATCGGGTCGTACTTTTTATTGCGCGGGACAGGCGAGCATTCTGCTGACTTAACTTCGGTTAAGGCTTTATATGTATCGATAGGTTGTGTGATTGTATTAATTGCATGTGCTTTCTTGTTTTTAAAAATACCTGTATTGACAGACCCTCACGGCTCGCAGGAGGCGGTTGTTCCAAATGCTGTGAATGTTGACCTAGCACCCGGAAAAAAACTATATCGGCACAGCCATTTTGTATGGGCGGTTGCAGCCCAGTTTTTTAACGTGGCCGCTCAGGGTGGCACCTGGGCGTACTTCATCAATTATGGACACGATGTGATGAGGTTCAGCAATGAAACTGCAGGAGGATATATGAGTGTATTTATGGCTATGATGGCAGCCGGTCGTTTTGTTGGAACCTATCTTATGCGTTTTATAACACCTCATAAACTGCTTGCCATATTTGCTATGGGCAGTATAATAATGTGTGTAATTACTGCGCAAGCCTGGGGCTGGTCGTCTTATGCGGCCTTGATGATGATCAATTTCTTTTTCAGTATTATGTTCCCGACTATCTTCAGTCTCGGGTTGAAGAATTTAGGAGGACATACCCAGCAGGCATCGTCATTTATCGCTATGGGGGTTGTCGGTGGTGCTTTTTTTCCGCTGATCATGGGGCAGATCGCTAATCACGATGTTGCTAAAGCTTATTACCTGCCCATAATCTGCTATGCAGTTATTTTTATGTTCGGTTATAAATTTTATAAGGTAAAACGTTAA
- a CDS encoding LacI family DNA-binding transcriptional regulator, producing the protein MAKKISIGDIAKALGVSTTSVSFVISGRAKEKGVSAKMIALVENYIKEIGYKPNLLAQSLRTGKTMTIGLMVEMISDYFFSKIAYHIEGLAYANGYKILYCSTDNDAEKTAALINLFMERKVDGFIITPPAGIENEVKNLMEAGVPVVLFDRYFPEIDTNYVILDNFNGTYKAIKELIRDGFRKIAYIGIDSPQTQMNDREGGYLKGLEENSLPALIKRIPFGQDSKQTVKDIVKFMKANKQLEAVVFATNYLALSGIQAFDEAGLKIPDDVAVVAFDDHMMFDLYRPTITAIAQPIEQLAKQAFDVLLSQLNDESQQINTYKVVVPPKFIIRDSTEAVKNKKVSAVSKSES; encoded by the coding sequence ATGGCCAAAAAAATTTCAATAGGTGATATCGCAAAAGCGCTCGGCGTTTCCACGACGTCTGTGTCGTTTGTAATCAGTGGCAGGGCTAAAGAAAAGGGAGTTAGCGCAAAAATGATTGCGCTGGTCGAAAATTATATTAAGGAAATCGGTTATAAACCTAATCTGCTTGCCCAAAGTCTGAGGACGGGAAAAACGATGACTATTGGTCTGATGGTTGAGATGATTTCTGACTATTTTTTTTCAAAGATCGCATATCATATCGAAGGGCTGGCCTATGCGAACGGTTATAAAATCCTCTATTGCAGTACGGACAACGATGCTGAAAAGACTGCTGCGCTGATTAATTTGTTTATGGAGCGGAAAGTCGACGGTTTTATTATTACGCCACCTGCCGGGATCGAGAATGAGGTGAAGAATCTCATGGAAGCCGGCGTCCCCGTAGTACTTTTTGATCGCTATTTTCCAGAAATAGATACTAATTATGTTATCCTTGATAACTTCAACGGAACCTATAAGGCGATCAAAGAACTGATCCGCGATGGCTTCCGTAAGATTGCTTATATCGGCATTGACTCCCCGCAGACTCAGATGAATGACAGGGAAGGGGGATATTTGAAGGGATTGGAGGAAAATAGTCTGCCCGCTCTGATCAAACGGATTCCCTTTGGACAAGACAGCAAACAAACGGTAAAAGATATAGTAAAGTTTATGAAGGCCAATAAACAACTGGAGGCCGTTGTGTTCGCCACGAATTATTTGGCACTCAGTGGAATACAGGCTTTTGATGAAGCAGGTCTTAAAATTCCTGACGATGTGGCTGTTGTTGCCTTCGACGATCATATGATGTTTGATCTGTACCGGCCAACAATCACTGCGATCGCCCAGCCGATTGAACAACTGGCAAAGCAGGCTTTTGATGTATTACTTAGTCAGCTTAACGATGAAAGTCAACAGATTAATACGTATAAGGTAGTTGTTCCGCCAAAGTTCATCATCAGAGATTCTACAGAAGCTGTGAAAAATAAAAAGGTCTCAGCGGTAAGCAAATCTGAATCATGA
- a CDS encoding glycoside hydrolase family 97 protein, translating to MKIFKISIRLLLICFCNQVYSQPMVQQSVVTLQSPDKNLVAEFYQKTVGDNKRAMYYRLIYKGREIIGESLLDIQMDNQLSEKAMALKVDQHKDWCENLTVTGVKTTAKDTSWIPVNGEQSLIRDHYHMADIALQKDDNPIYEMHVQIRAYNEGVAIRYYFPENQKGTYYNITGENTEFSLPENTMGWFANWAQAPYYKLPLKDWPGESERPLTLELPGSLYLSLSEAGCIDYARTKFKLSSSKPNTLTTAMFGETQLISPVGTPWRVIMVGERPGDLIEHNYLIENLNEENRIQHPGWIKPGKIMRVMRQTTDDAKANIDFAAQLKLQYILFDWKWYGPAFSFESDAAKVAIPDFDLPEIIRYGKEKGIGVWLYVNQQGLYAQSDSLFAVYKRWGVKGVKFGFVQVGSHRWTTWIEKTIQQAATSQIMVNIHDDWRPTGEQRTWPNLMTAEGIRGNEEMPDATHNTILPFTRYIAGPADYTICYFNKRIKTTHAHQLALAAIYYSPIQTLFWYDSPGLYHNEPELEFWQKIPTTWDETKVVQGIPGQFITVARRKGSSWYVGSITNNNPRRVRVPLRFLETGKKYKATVYSDDASINTATHVKVSSRVVTCNTVLDISMQPSGGEALVLESAE from the coding sequence ATGAAGATATTTAAAATCAGTATCCGGCTATTATTAATTTGCTTTTGCAATCAGGTCTACAGTCAGCCTATGGTACAGCAATCGGTGGTTACCCTGCAATCACCCGATAAAAACTTGGTGGCCGAATTTTACCAGAAAACAGTTGGCGACAATAAGCGGGCTATGTATTACCGGTTAATCTATAAGGGGAGGGAGATTATCGGTGAGTCGTTACTGGACATACAGATGGATAACCAGTTATCAGAAAAAGCGATGGCACTTAAGGTAGACCAGCATAAAGACTGGTGTGAAAATCTGACTGTTACCGGAGTGAAAACGACTGCAAAAGATACCAGCTGGATACCGGTTAACGGGGAACAAAGCCTGATCCGGGATCATTATCATATGGCTGATATTGCACTTCAGAAAGATGATAATCCCATTTATGAAATGCACGTGCAGATACGTGCTTATAATGAAGGTGTAGCCATCAGATATTATTTCCCTGAAAACCAGAAAGGTACTTATTACAACATTACCGGCGAAAATACGGAGTTCAGCTTACCGGAAAATACAATGGGCTGGTTTGCAAACTGGGCACAGGCGCCTTATTATAAATTACCTTTAAAAGACTGGCCCGGAGAAAGTGAAAGGCCCTTGACTTTAGAGCTGCCAGGCAGCTTATACCTCAGCCTGAGCGAAGCGGGCTGTATTGATTATGCGCGTACCAAGTTTAAACTGAGCAGCAGTAAACCAAACACGCTGACGACCGCTATGTTCGGCGAAACCCAGCTGATATCGCCGGTTGGTACGCCGTGGCGGGTGATCATGGTGGGGGAGCGCCCAGGTGACCTGATAGAGCATAATTACCTGATTGAAAACCTCAATGAGGAGAACAGGATACAGCATCCAGGCTGGATAAAGCCAGGTAAAATCATGCGGGTAATGAGACAAACAACTGATGATGCAAAAGCTAATATCGATTTCGCCGCACAGCTTAAACTGCAATATATCTTGTTTGATTGGAAATGGTATGGTCCGGCTTTCAGTTTTGAATCTGATGCTGCTAAAGTGGCCATTCCTGATTTTGACCTGCCGGAAATAATCCGCTACGGTAAGGAAAAAGGAATAGGTGTTTGGTTGTATGTTAACCAGCAGGGGCTTTATGCACAAAGTGACAGCCTGTTTGCGGTGTACAAAAGATGGGGTGTAAAGGGTGTTAAATTTGGTTTTGTGCAGGTCGGATCGCATCGGTGGACAACATGGATTGAGAAAACGATACAGCAAGCAGCGACCAGCCAGATAATGGTCAATATCCATGACGACTGGCGCCCGACTGGCGAACAACGGACCTGGCCCAACCTAATGACCGCCGAGGGCATAAGGGGTAATGAAGAAATGCCTGATGCCACTCATAACACGATATTACCATTTACACGCTACATCGCTGGCCCGGCGGATTATACTATTTGTTATTTTAACAAACGGATCAAAACTACTCATGCCCATCAGCTTGCTTTGGCTGCAATATATTACAGCCCTATCCAAACTTTATTCTGGTATGATAGCCCTGGCCTTTACCATAATGAACCAGAGCTGGAGTTCTGGCAAAAAATACCCACTACCTGGGATGAAACCAAAGTTGTTCAAGGTATTCCGGGGCAGTTTATCACAGTGGCCAGGCGGAAAGGCAGCAGTTGGTACGTTGGCTCAATCACCAACAACAATCCACGAAGGGTTAGGGTGCCCTTGAGATTTTTAGAAACGGGAAAAAAGTATAAAGCTACTGTTTATAGTGATGATGCGTCGATAAATACTGCCACCCATGTTAAAGTAAGCAGCAGAGTGGTTACCTGCAACACGGTTTTGGATATCAGCATGCAGCCATCCGGCGGTGAGGCCCTTGTGCTGGAAAGTGCCGAATAA
- a CDS encoding ROK family protein has protein sequence MTIKNVYTPHILCADIGGSHITAAVCDCKTNVISEQSSLRANVNSKGDAINILNAWNDALERVLDQSPVHVSGMALAMPGPFDYERGISLIKGLDKYESLYGTDIRKYFSNALQIPESRIKFRNDAEATVAGECITGAGKGEDNVIGITLGTGFGSAHFAEGEFRDLNLGSLPFKETIADDYLSTRGIIRRYYELSGKSANNVKELAAIADRDDAVVQVFEDFAENLGNFLRPHLLKLAPDRLILCGNIAKAAGLFLTSLTDRLPHIKIELAQLGEHAALIGAANLFNTVDKTLITFKKVKKS, from the coding sequence ATGACAATAAAAAACGTTTACACCCCACATATTTTATGTGCAGATATCGGAGGTTCCCATATAACGGCCGCTGTTTGCGATTGTAAAACCAATGTCATATCAGAGCAGAGCTCATTGAGAGCGAATGTCAACAGTAAGGGTGATGCAATCAATATCTTAAATGCCTGGAATGATGCACTGGAAAGGGTATTGGACCAGTCTCCGGTCCATGTTTCAGGAATGGCGCTGGCTATGCCCGGGCCATTTGATTACGAACGTGGAATATCCCTTATAAAAGGGCTTGATAAATATGAATCCTTGTATGGAACTGACATAAGGAAATATTTTTCAAATGCTCTGCAAATTCCTGAGAGCCGGATAAAATTCAGAAACGACGCTGAAGCTACTGTAGCAGGTGAATGTATAACAGGTGCTGGAAAGGGAGAAGATAATGTAATAGGTATCACGCTTGGTACCGGTTTCGGCTCGGCGCATTTTGCTGAAGGGGAATTCAGGGACCTGAATTTAGGCAGTTTGCCTTTTAAAGAAACTATCGCAGACGACTATTTATCAACGAGAGGGATCATAAGGCGTTACTACGAGCTATCGGGCAAATCAGCTAATAACGTAAAGGAACTTGCTGCCATAGCAGATAGGGACGATGCAGTTGTACAGGTATTTGAGGATTTTGCCGAGAACCTGGGCAATTTCCTGAGACCTCATCTTTTGAAGCTGGCTCCGGATCGCCTGATCCTTTGCGGAAACATTGCAAAAGCCGCCGGCCTGTTTTTAACTTCTCTTACTGACCGTTTGCCGCATATTAAAATCGAACTGGCCCAGCTTGGTGAACATGCTGCGCTCATAGGAGCAGCCAATCTTTTTAATACAGTTGATAAAACCTTGATTACATTCAAAAAAGTAAAAAAATCATGA
- a CDS encoding hybrid sensor histidine kinase/response regulator transcription factor has translation MNAVKITGFERSRRISALSLYLIWVLTISSVTGARNASAQSAISLGIEQGLSNNNINAIFKDKTGFIWFGTYNGLNRFDGYVFRKFRNRFGDTTSLPDNEISAITEDPAGKLWVATAKGIAVLDSRTLFFSGIRFQDSSGKNQRLTSYVCEVKVSKTGMVLIGTDDAGLMVCHYSEKVCQQLPILFKGRKNYHYRIRGIIPEENGNALLLIDNIGVWRFVANKKAIQPVCLLAEPLNCFVKEQNGTLWVGTNNGMAVLKAGKKEVEPYKFKNNRLCNTRIFYLVIDRTNKLWVASDGQGLAEIDLHTLKETGYFMNGRVGGLTSNVVRSIFVDDHLRKWVGTIKGGIDVIDKERSQFRTVRHDPGLKNSLPDNAVYSICEDGADIWIGLDGGGLCRWSPKDDTFNTYKHVEGDPGTLSNDIVTAVLKDREGHLWAGTYGGGVNRLNRVDGRFVTIPFQQQDKGLKYVVSLFQDHSGDLFAGCIMGRYPGRLESGLYKLDRSAQIFRPVSGIKPDIFAITEDDNHRLWLGNLTGLICFDPVSGKSKSLNLKAYVRALHRGSNGTIWVGTYGNGLLAFDQQLQLKKSFTEENGLSNNTILNIEEDAKGNIWTSTYDGLSKIDPVSNKIQIYDSADGLQSNQFYYNASATLKSGAMAFGGIKGFSIFQPDSIRTDSPFPNLAITGLRVANGPVDANSEYVRDADNIYDIRKIVLPYDRAILSLDYVALEYSKPEKIQYAYFLQGWDKTWNKVGSQRNINYSRINEGEYILRIKCTNSAGIWNGAEKLIYITVLPPWYRTWWAYLLYVAALSGGIYAYLHFQKRLLKLNYEMEITNIRAGQEKELNERKISFFTNISHEFRTPLTLIANPVKELMQSNGKNLEFIDLSSIYRNTRRLLSMIDQLLLFRTAENEVSEIKAEYFDIIEVCREVFCCFNNQVKFKSISYNFQSDMETLEMLADREKIEIVIFNLISNAIKFTPAGGLVSLLLVKENDQIMIEVADTGKGIPENTGDRLFDKFYKIQRTEDKQEQSGFGIGLFLAKHFVEIHGGTIGYESVPGKSTVFRVRLLLKNEQLLNHLAGAPVYPKNFRNQDEVIRYIEDEPVAAAKVNSNTCLVDQLLDSSSKQKASILLIDDDKEMSAYISRVLRDQYHIFEVQNAEDGLSFVTDREPDLVISDVNLKGMSGVELCTRIKESAALSHLPVILITGSSSPEIKLQGIKCGADDYITKPFEVDILVARIRSILKGRNNLKKYFFNEITLKNNSLKIPEEYSSFLTKCIRVVEEHIDDEDFDAKLFAREMSMSQSNLFRKVKSISGLSISEFVRYIRLRKAAELMITSDIQIKEVPYRVGFQQVRYFREQFHKVFGMNPSDFISRHRTTFQSMEK, from the coding sequence ATGAATGCTGTTAAAATTACAGGTTTTGAGCGCTCTCGTAGAATTTCAGCTTTGAGTCTGTATCTTATTTGGGTGTTGACTATCAGCTCCGTTACGGGGGCTCGTAACGCGTCGGCCCAGTCTGCCATCAGCCTTGGTATTGAACAGGGACTGTCAAATAACAATATCAATGCGATTTTCAAAGATAAAACCGGATTTATATGGTTCGGCACCTATAATGGCCTTAACCGTTTTGACGGATACGTTTTTCGGAAATTCAGAAACCGTTTTGGAGACACAACCTCCCTGCCAGATAATGAGATTTCCGCAATTACTGAAGATCCGGCCGGTAAGCTTTGGGTGGCAACGGCGAAAGGCATCGCGGTGCTGGATTCAAGAACCCTTTTTTTTTCGGGTATTCGTTTTCAGGACAGTTCCGGGAAAAATCAACGCTTGACGTCTTACGTTTGTGAAGTTAAAGTCAGTAAAACCGGCATGGTACTGATTGGGACGGACGATGCGGGGCTCATGGTGTGCCACTATTCGGAAAAAGTTTGTCAGCAACTGCCCATCCTGTTTAAAGGGCGGAAGAATTATCATTACCGGATCAGGGGAATAATACCCGAGGAAAATGGCAACGCTCTATTGTTGATCGACAATATCGGCGTCTGGCGTTTTGTTGCCAACAAAAAAGCGATTCAGCCGGTATGCTTACTAGCGGAGCCGCTAAACTGTTTTGTGAAGGAGCAGAACGGAACCCTATGGGTTGGGACCAATAATGGCATGGCCGTATTAAAGGCAGGGAAAAAGGAGGTTGAACCTTATAAATTTAAAAATAACCGCTTATGCAATACCAGGATCTTTTACCTGGTTATTGACAGAACAAATAAGCTTTGGGTAGCCAGCGACGGGCAGGGGCTGGCAGAAATTGATCTTCATACACTGAAAGAGACCGGTTACTTTATGAACGGCCGGGTGGGGGGCTTGACCAGCAATGTAGTGAGAAGCATCTTCGTGGATGATCATTTGAGAAAATGGGTTGGAACGATTAAAGGGGGGATCGATGTGATCGATAAAGAGCGGAGTCAGTTCAGGACGGTACGTCATGATCCGGGGCTTAAGAATAGCCTTCCCGACAATGCAGTTTACTCCATTTGTGAAGACGGAGCGGATATATGGATAGGACTGGATGGTGGTGGCTTATGCCGCTGGAGCCCTAAGGATGATACATTTAACACGTATAAGCACGTGGAAGGAGATCCCGGCACTCTTTCAAACGATATTGTAACGGCAGTTCTGAAAGATAGGGAAGGTCATTTGTGGGCTGGTACTTACGGTGGCGGAGTAAACCGGCTTAATCGGGTCGACGGCAGGTTCGTTACGATACCTTTTCAGCAGCAGGACAAAGGGCTGAAATATGTAGTAAGCCTGTTTCAGGATCATAGCGGAGATCTCTTTGCGGGATGTATCATGGGGCGGTATCCAGGCCGCCTGGAAAGCGGTTTATATAAACTTGACCGGTCCGCTCAGATTTTCAGACCAGTATCCGGAATCAAACCTGATATCTTTGCGATTACTGAAGACGATAATCACCGGCTATGGTTAGGTAATTTAACCGGCTTGATTTGTTTCGATCCCGTCAGCGGAAAATCAAAATCCCTTAATCTCAAGGCATATGTACGGGCCCTGCATAGAGGAAGCAATGGGACGATATGGGTCGGGACTTACGGCAATGGATTGCTAGCTTTTGATCAGCAATTACAACTGAAAAAGTCTTTCACCGAGGAAAATGGCCTTTCTAATAACACAATTCTGAATATTGAGGAAGATGCCAAAGGGAATATATGGACCAGCACCTATGACGGTCTTTCGAAAATAGATCCGGTCAGCAATAAGATACAAATCTACGATTCCGCAGACGGGCTTCAGTCCAATCAATTTTACTACAATGCCTCCGCTACCCTGAAGTCAGGTGCAATGGCATTTGGCGGCATAAAGGGTTTCAGTATTTTTCAGCCGGACAGTATACGTACCGACAGTCCGTTTCCAAACCTCGCCATTACAGGGCTGCGGGTAGCAAACGGTCCGGTAGACGCTAACAGTGAATATGTCAGAGACGCGGACAATATCTACGACATCAGGAAAATTGTGCTCCCCTATGACAGGGCCATACTTTCATTAGATTACGTGGCTTTGGAATACTCAAAACCGGAAAAGATACAGTACGCGTACTTCCTTCAGGGATGGGATAAGACCTGGAACAAAGTTGGGAGCCAACGCAATATCAACTATTCAAGGATCAATGAAGGTGAATATATATTACGGATAAAGTGCACGAATTCAGCGGGGATCTGGAATGGGGCTGAAAAACTAATATACATTACGGTGTTACCCCCCTGGTACCGGACGTGGTGGGCGTATTTGCTATATGTCGCTGCTCTAAGCGGCGGTATTTATGCCTATCTGCACTTTCAAAAGCGATTGTTAAAGCTTAACTATGAAATGGAGATCACCAATATCAGGGCTGGGCAGGAAAAGGAGCTGAATGAACGGAAAATATCCTTTTTTACAAATATATCTCATGAGTTCCGTACGCCGCTGACGTTGATAGCCAACCCGGTGAAGGAACTCATGCAAAGCAATGGGAAAAATCTGGAGTTTATTGACTTGAGTTCGATCTACAGGAACACGCGGCGGCTGTTGAGTATGATCGACCAGTTGCTGCTATTCCGGACAGCTGAAAACGAGGTTTCTGAGATCAAAGCTGAATATTTTGATATTATTGAGGTGTGCCGGGAGGTTTTTTGCTGCTTTAATAATCAGGTTAAATTCAAATCGATAAGTTATAACTTTCAAAGTGATATGGAAACGCTGGAAATGCTGGCGGATCGGGAAAAAATAGAAATCGTGATTTTTAACCTGATTTCCAACGCCATTAAATTTACACCGGCCGGTGGTTTGGTTTCCTTGCTGTTGGTTAAAGAGAATGACCAGATCATGATTGAAGTGGCGGATACAGGTAAAGGTATACCTGAGAATACAGGAGATCGCTTGTTTGATAAGTTTTATAAAATTCAGCGGACAGAGGATAAGCAGGAGCAATCAGGATTTGGTATCGGGCTGTTTTTAGCGAAGCATTTTGTGGAGATCCATGGAGGAACTATCGGTTACGAAAGCGTTCCCGGTAAATCAACCGTATTCAGGGTCAGGTTATTACTAAAAAATGAACAGCTTTTGAACCACCTGGCCGGCGCGCCTGTATACCCTAAAAACTTCCGGAACCAGGATGAAGTAATACGTTACATAGAGGACGAGCCCGTAGCTGCGGCAAAGGTAAATTCCAATACATGTTTGGTTGACCAGTTACTGGACAGCAGCAGCAAACAGAAAGCCAGTATATTGCTGATTGATGATGACAAGGAAATGTCAGCTTATATCAGCCGGGTGCTAAGAGACCAGTATCATATTTTTGAAGTTCAGAACGCTGAAGATGGTTTAAGTTTTGTTACTGACCGGGAGCCGGACCTCGTTATTTCGGATGTGAACCTGAAAGGTATGAGCGGCGTAGAGCTTTGCACCAGAATAAAAGAGTCTGCCGCCTTGAGTCACCTTCCGGTTATTCTCATTACGGGTTCGTCATCGCCGGAAATCAAACTTCAGGGAATCAAATGCGGAGCTGATGACTATATCACGAAACCATTTGAGGTCGACATTCTGGTTGCACGGATCAGGAGTATCCTAAAAGGGAGAAATAATCTGAAAAAATACTTCTTTAACGAAATTACACTGAAAAATAATTCCCTGAAGATCCCTGAGGAATACAGCAGCTTCCTGACTAAATGTATCCGGGTAGTGGAAGAACATATTGATGATGAGGATTTCGATGCCAAACTTTTTGCTCGTGAAATGAGCATGAGTCAATCTAACCTGTTCAGGAAAGTGAAATCGATATCCGGTCTGTCAATCAGTGAATTCGTTCGTTATATCCGTTTAAGAAAGGCTGCTGAACTTATGATTACTTCCGATATTCAAATAAAAGAGGTTCCCTATCGTGTGGGATTCCAGCAGGTAAGGTATTTCAGGGAACAATTTCACAAAGTTTTCGGTATGAACCCGTCTGATTTTATCAGCAGGCACCGTACAACGTTTCAATCCATGGAAAAATAA